A region of Deinococcus rubellus DNA encodes the following proteins:
- a CDS encoding helix-turn-helix transcriptional regulator, with protein sequence MYDPSMRVLTVLELLQAREQVTGPELARCLEVSPRTVQRYVARLQDLGIPVEGRRGVGGAYRLKPGFRLPPLMFSGEEALSLALGLKALQHLGLTSLTPAAQGAGAKLRRTLPDALRQEMEALEAAVQLEASDWVVSTDAALLATLLRAVREHRAVRFAYHSRLSADSLRDVDVYRVAQFGGGWYAVGQCHVRQALRCFRLDRMSALSLLDVSFVPPEDFNVLSYLRSSLPATPESQQISVWLGLPMGELRGRVSNWGTTLTEEGSGTRLQAQREHLEAFAAMLLGLGCEIRIEQPPQLHQVFAGLAQRCQVLAGTGKLSSPESAEPRPARPC encoded by the coding sequence ATGTACGACCCCTCCATGCGGGTGCTGACGGTGCTGGAACTCTTGCAGGCCCGCGAACAGGTCACGGGGCCGGAGCTGGCCCGCTGCCTGGAGGTCAGCCCGCGCACGGTGCAGCGCTACGTGGCGCGGCTGCAAGACCTGGGCATTCCGGTGGAGGGTCGCCGGGGCGTGGGCGGCGCGTACCGGCTCAAGCCCGGCTTCCGGCTGCCGCCCCTGATGTTCAGCGGCGAGGAAGCGCTCAGCCTGGCGCTGGGCCTGAAAGCCCTCCAGCACCTGGGTCTCACCTCGCTGACCCCGGCGGCGCAGGGGGCGGGGGCCAAGCTGAGGCGCACCCTGCCCGACGCACTGAGGCAGGAAATGGAGGCGCTGGAAGCCGCCGTGCAACTGGAGGCCTCGGACTGGGTGGTCAGCACCGACGCCGCGCTCCTGGCGACGCTGCTGCGGGCCGTGCGCGAACACAGGGCCGTGCGCTTTGCCTACCACTCGCGCCTCAGCGCAGACTCGCTGCGGGACGTGGACGTGTACCGGGTGGCCCAGTTTGGCGGCGGATGGTACGCGGTGGGCCAGTGCCATGTCCGGCAGGCTTTGCGCTGCTTTCGGCTGGACCGGATGTCGGCCCTCAGTCTGCTGGACGTTTCGTTTGTGCCGCCCGAAGACTTTAACGTGCTCAGCTACCTGCGGTCCAGCCTACCCGCCACGCCTGAAAGCCAGCAGATCAGCGTGTGGCTGGGCCTGCCGATGGGCGAACTGCGCGGGCGGGTCTCCAACTGGGGCACCACCTTGACGGAAGAGGGGAGCGGCACAAGGTTGCAGGCCCAGCGGGAACACCTGGAGGCGTTTGCTGCCATGCTGCTGGGCCTGGGCTGTGAAATCCGGATTGAACAGCCGCCGCAGCTCCATCAGGTGTTCGCAGGACTGGCCCAGCGGTGTCAGGTGCTGGCGGGCACGGGCAAACTCAGTTCGCCAGAAAGCGCTGAACCTCGCCCAGCCCGCCCATGTTGA
- a CDS encoding DinB family protein has product MTQTETVSKPVVVTPEQLLAHWQGHRRLTRRMIEAFPEDQLFSFSIGGMRPFGVMAWEMQQVSALTLTGLLSGEWPEPNWRGGVSPDRGELLSAWDDLTAQIDREFLKVDTAFYAQQHALPWGEMSGWAAAIYCIDNEIHHRGEGYVYLRALGIEPPAFYER; this is encoded by the coding sequence ATGACCCAGACCGAGACCGTGTCCAAGCCCGTCGTCGTGACCCCAGAGCAGCTCCTCGCCCACTGGCAGGGCCACCGCCGCCTGACCCGCCGGATGATCGAGGCGTTCCCGGAAGACCAGCTGTTCAGCTTTTCTATTGGCGGGATGCGGCCCTTTGGCGTGATGGCCTGGGAGATGCAGCAGGTCAGCGCTCTGACCCTGACGGGTCTGCTGAGCGGCGAGTGGCCGGAACCGAACTGGCGCGGGGGCGTTTCACCGGACCGGGGCGAACTCCTGAGTGCCTGGGACGACCTGACGGCGCAGATCGACCGGGAGTTTCTCAAGGTGGATACGGCCTTCTATGCCCAGCAACACGCCTTGCCCTGGGGCGAGATGAGCGGCTGGGCGGCGGCGATCTACTGTATCGACAACGAGATTCACCACCGGGGCGAGGGCTACGTGTATCTGCGGGCGCTAGGAATTGAACCGCCTGCCTTCTATGAGCGCTGA
- a CDS encoding DinB family protein, producing the protein MNIPETYDYLMRARRDLWTTLETVPDEVLSRPLLDGERFHCIKDLVAHTAGVEDGWLHFTILQDTPVEDAFPAIRDAGNGPVYAKFPLPELLDYWRAVEQSTLSSLAALTDADLERVVEDSPTESFKLDGLLWHVMLHEVRHTAQICALLRTQGIKPPSLDLLFYLPNVRNVDKSQV; encoded by the coding sequence ATGAACATTCCCGAAACTTACGATTACCTCATGCGTGCCCGCCGCGATCTGTGGACCACACTGGAGACGGTGCCAGACGAGGTGCTGTCGCGTCCCTTACTGGACGGCGAACGGTTTCACTGCATCAAGGATCTGGTCGCCCACACGGCGGGCGTGGAGGACGGCTGGCTCCACTTCACCATCCTGCAAGATACGCCGGTCGAGGACGCCTTTCCCGCCATCAGAGACGCCGGAAATGGTCCCGTCTACGCGAAGTTCCCACTCCCGGAGTTGCTGGACTACTGGCGGGCGGTGGAACAAAGCACCCTGTCCTCCCTCGCCGCGCTCACCGACGCCGATCTGGAACGGGTCGTGGAGGACTCGCCCACCGAATCCTTCAAACTGGACGGCCTGCTGTGGCACGTCATGTTGCACGAGGTTCGGCACACCGCCCAGATCTGCGCCCTGCTGCGGACCCAGGGCATCAAGCCGCCCTCGCTGGACCTGCTGTTCTATCTGCCGAATGTCCGCAACGTTGACAAGTCTCAGGTCTGA
- a CDS encoding DinB family protein, which translates to MTELTLLHESFRRNGRVNDFLLDAITEADLALSDGRGGWTVGHHLTHMAGFRQGWLSNISPEHAEGLPTMTRGTELRDTQELAAAFKAGDEAALKAVHAALDEGRSFPDPWEEGTYQSSPAHFLQHTIVHDSHHRGQIMGLLRAGGHTAEEMNALDNHWAIWRK; encoded by the coding sequence ATGACTGAGCTGACCCTGCTGCACGAATCGTTTCGCCGTAATGGCCGTGTCAACGACTTTCTATTGGACGCCATCACCGAAGCCGACCTCGCCCTGTCCGACGGGCGCGGCGGCTGGACGGTGGGCCACCACCTGACCCACATGGCAGGCTTCCGTCAAGGGTGGCTCTCCAACATCTCACCGGAACACGCCGAGGGGCTACCCACCATGACCAGGGGGACCGAACTCCGGGACACGCAGGAACTGGCTGCCGCCTTCAAAGCCGGGGACGAGGCGGCGCTGAAAGCCGTGCATGCTGCGCTGGACGAGGGACGCAGCTTTCCTGATCCCTGGGAAGAGGGCACTTACCAGAGCAGCCCCGCGCACTTCCTGCAACACACCATCGTCCACGATAGCCACCACCGGGGCCAGATCATGGGCCTGCTGCGGGCAGGCGGACACACGGCAGAGGAAATGAACGCGCTGGACAATCACTGGGCGATCTGGAGAAAATAA
- a CDS encoding DUF3224 domain-containing protein has product MSAERPAWIATGTFTVKPRAEAPPPTVPEIGRMLLDKAWSGDLAGQSVVEMLTFMTPVEGSAVYVAIEIVQATLNGRRGNFAFYHAGISERGEQGLIYRVVPDSGSGELVGLSGELRLERAGGVHHYTLTYTLPDT; this is encoded by the coding sequence ATGAGCGCTGAGCGCCCGGCGTGGATCGCCACTGGAACCTTCACGGTCAAGCCCCGTGCCGAGGCTCCCCCGCCCACCGTTCCTGAGATCGGGCGAATGCTGCTCGACAAGGCCTGGAGCGGCGATCTGGCTGGGCAGAGCGTGGTGGAGATGCTGACTTTCATGACGCCCGTGGAAGGCTCGGCGGTGTACGTGGCGATTGAAATCGTTCAGGCCACACTCAATGGCAGGCGGGGCAACTTTGCCTTCTATCACGCAGGTATCAGCGAACGCGGCGAGCAGGGCCTGATTTACAGGGTGGTGCCCGATTCCGGCAGCGGGGAACTCGTCGGCCTGAGCGGTGAGCTGCGGCTGGAGCGGGCGGGCGGTGTGCATCACTACACCCTCACTTACACGCTGCCGGACACCTGA
- a CDS encoding DUF1905 domain-containing protein, translated as MPSILEFSGPLWFWKGPAPHYFVTVPAAECLDIKAAARLVTYGWGMIPVRVQMCQTGWTTSLFPKDGLYILPVKASVRRAENLAEGDVVTVQMALGR; from the coding sequence ATGCCCTCAATCCTTGAGTTCAGCGGCCCGCTGTGGTTCTGGAAAGGCCCGGCTCCCCACTACTTCGTGACCGTTCCGGCGGCGGAGTGCCTGGACATCAAAGCCGCTGCCCGGTTGGTCACTTACGGCTGGGGCATGATCCCGGTCCGGGTTCAGATGTGTCAGACCGGGTGGACGACCTCGCTGTTTCCCAAAGACGGGCTGTACATTTTGCCCGTCAAGGCCAGCGTCAGGCGAGCGGAGAATCTGGCGGAAGGCGACGTGGTCACGGTTCAAATGGCGCTGGGCCGCTGA